The genomic segment CGGACGGCGCCACTTTCACGACACGCCCTGGTTCTGCCATTCAGCCGATCGTACGGTCAGACCCGGGTGACCGAGGAGACGGGCATCATGCCGACGGGGTCGTAGCGGACCGCGGCGCCGGGGTACGGGGCGTGGATGACCTGGCCGTTCCCGGCGTACATGGCGATGTGGCTGGCGTCCGCCCGGTAGGCGACGAGGTCGCCGGGGAGCGCCTGGGAGAGCGGCACCATGTGGCCCGCGTACCGCTGGGCCTGGGAGGTGCGCGGCAGGCTGACGCCCGCGCGGGCGTAGGCCCACTGCATGAGCCCGGAGCAGTCGAAGCCGCTGGGGCCGTTGGCTCCCCAGACGTACGGGCGGCCGAGCGCCTGCTGGGCGGCGGCCAGGGCGGCGAGGGCCCTCGCCGAGCCGGGGAGGCCGGCGGCGGCCTCCCGGAGGGCGGACAGGTCTCCGGTGCCGCCGGGGTCCGAGGGACGGCCGGAGCGGGACGCGCGGGCGTCGTCGTAGGCGGCGCGCTGCCCGGGCGGAAGGGCGGCCAGCAGCCGGCGGGCCTCGGCGAGCTTGGACTCGACGGTGCGCTTGTGGCGGGCCACGGTGGCGCGGCTGCGCTCGAGGTCCCGCAGGTCGTCCGCGGCCTCGGCGCGGATCTGGTCGAGCTTCTGGCGGGTGCGGCGGAGCTTGTCGAGCGCGAGCGCCTGGCGGGCGCCGAGCCGGTCGAGGGTGGCGGCCCGGTCGAGGAAGGTGTCCGGGTCCGAGGAGAAGAGCAGGGCCAGGGCGGGATCGAGGGCCCCCTCGCGGTACTGCGCCCCGGCGATGGCGCCGAGGCCCCCGCGCATCTGGTTGAGGGCGGCCCGGGTGCGGGCGGCGGCCTCCTGGGCCCTGGCGACCTCGTCGCGGAGCCGGCCGGTCTCCTCGCCGGCCCGGTTGAACCCTTCGGTGGCCCGCTCCGCCTCGCGGTACAGCTGGTCGACGCGGGCCCGGGTGGCGTCGCGGTCGTGCGGGGCCGCCGCGCTCGCCGGGGCCCCGGTGAGGCCGGCGGCGGCGCTCGCCGCGGCCGCCGTGAGGACCGTGGCGCGCACGCCCCGGTTGAGGCCGGACTGGGTGGGACGGCGATGGGACACCACGGGAGCCGCACTCCTTCCGCTGCGCGCGTACGCACGCGGCCCCCTGCCACCCGGGACGGGTGGGACGACGGACGGGAGCCGCACAGCAGACAGACAGTAATCGTCCGGTTACACGACGGCCAAGGACCGGCCGGGGGGCGCGAGGGGCGAAACGGCTCCGCCCCGGCGGTGACCTGGGTCTCCGTCGGGGCGGGGCGTCGTGCGGGGGCGAACCGATTCGCCCGTTCGGGCGTCGGACACCGGGCGTCGGGTACCGAGAGCCGGCTACAAGGCGTCAGGTATCGGGCGTCAGATGCGGACGCCGACCTGGAAGCTGCCGATGGTGTTCATCGACTCGTAGCGGACGTACGCGCCGGGGTGCGGGGCGTGCAGCACCGTGTTGTCGCCCGCGTAGAGGGCCACGTGCTCGGTGTTGTTGAAGAACACCAGATCGCCCGGCTTCAGCTGGCTGCGGCCGATCCGGGTGCCCTGGTTGATCTGGGTGTACGTGGTGCGGGTGATCGCGACACCTGCCTGCGCGTAGGCCCACTGCGTGAGGCCCGAGCAGTCGAACGAGCTGGGGCCCGTGCCGCCGGAGACGTACGGCTTGCCGATCTGCGTCGCGGCGTTGGCGAGGGCGGCGGCGCCGAGGGCGGAGGCGGGGGCTTCGTTGCCCAGGTCGACGCGGGTACCCGCGGACCGGCTGGCGCGCGCGTCCTCGTCGGCCATCTTCTGGCGCTCGGCGGCGGTGAGGGTGTTCAGCAGCGTCTGCGCGTCGGACAGTTTCTTCTGGAACTTCTTCTTGTTCGCACCGAGGGCGTCGCGGACCTCGGAGAGCTCGGAGAGCTTCGCCTGGGCCTCCTTGCGCTCCTGGGCGAGGGTGCGCTGCTTGGCCTGGATCTTCTCCAGCGACTCGGCCTGCTTGGCCGTGAGGCTGTCCAGGGCCGAGGCCTGGTCGAGGAAGGTGTCCGGGTCCGAGGAGAAGAAGAGCTGCACGGAGGGGTCGATGCCGCCGGAGCGGTACTGCGCGGTGGCGAGCGAACCGAGTTCGCCGCGGAGGCTGTTGAGGTCGGCCTGCTCGCGGGCGACCTTGTCCTGGAGGGCGTCGACCTCCTTCTTCAGCTTCTCCTGCTGCTCCTTGGCCCCGTTGTACTTCTCGGTGGCGGCCTCGGCCTCGCTGTAGAGCTTGTCGACCTTCGCCTTGACCTCGGTCTTGGTCGGCTTGGGGTCGGCGTGCGCGGCCTGGGCGGAGAGGGCCACGGCGGCTGCTGCGGTCGCGGTGAGCACGGTCACACGGGTGCGGCTCGGCTGCTTGGGTCGACGGTGGGACGCCACGAAGGCGAGCTCCTTCTTCCTCAGAGCCGCCTACCAGGACGGAGGGCAGAACACCCGGTACGACCCGGCTCCGCGCACATCACGGACTCGGCGGTTCCTTCGCCGCCACCCCGAATGAGTGATCAACCGTGCGAAGGTTCGAGCCCTGACCCTAGTGACCTAGTTGTGATCAGTTCAAATCCTCCCTGGAAAAGATTCGTCACACCCGGCACTTCCGTGCCGCCGACGCACGGCGCGTAGCCAGAAATTGACGATACGTTTCCCCGAAAGCGGCACGGCGCTCGTACTGCAACGTATCGCCCTAAACGCGCGAAAGCCGCTTCAGGAGCAAGGCGGACGCGACGGGCCGGGCACCGGCCTTGGCCACCCCGTCCGCCACCTCCCGGTCGGTGGAGACCACCACGACGGGCCGCCCCGGCGGTTCGGCACGGGCGAGTTGGCGGATCAGCTCGTCGGCGGTCACCCCCGCCTTGCTGAAGAGCACCCGCACCCCGCGCGGCGGCGCGAGCAGCACCGGCACGGCCAGCTCCGCCCCGTCGAACACACAGGTCATCTCGGCGCCCGTCTGCGCGGCGAGCATCGACAGCCCGCCCAGCAGCCTCAACCGCTGCTTCTCCAACGGCATCTGGGGATAGCCGGTCTTCGTGACGTTGTAGCCGTCGATGATCAGGTGCGCCTGCGGCAGCGCCAGCAGCTGGTCGAGGAGTGCCGGATCGGTCTCCGAAAGCGCCCTCGCGGCAATGTCCTTGGGCGACATCCGGCCCGGCTCGACCGCTTCCACCCCGTCCGCGGGACGGGAGGTCGACGGCGGCAGCGCGAGCTCGCGGCGCAGCCCCGCGGCGGCGTCGAGCACGGTGTCCAGCAGCAGCCGCAGCCGCATGTCCTCGACCGAGCGGCCCTCTCGGGCGGCCCTGCGGCTCGTCTCCACGGCCGTCTCGGCCTCCGCCAGGCGGGTCTTGAGCCGGCGGGTCTCGCTCTCCGCCTGGGAGACCTGCGCCGCCGCCTCGGCGCGTACCGCGTCCGCCTCGGCGGCGGCCCGGCGCAGCGCGGCCTCGCTGCGCTTGACCTCGCTGAGGGCGCTGCGCAGCTTGCGGTGGAGCGACTCGGACTCCTTGCGGGCGGCGTCCAGTTCGGCGCGGAGCCGCTCGGTGTCGGCCTTGGTCTGGCCGCGCGCGTGCGCCAGTTCCTCGCGCAGGCGTTCCGTCTCGCGCCGGCTCTCGTCGTCGGCGCGCTCCGCGGTGGCCCGCTGGACCTCCTCGCCGGCGGCCTGCACCAGCTTGACCCAGCCGACCGGGCGCAGCACGTACGCGGCGGCGGCGACGTCCACCGGATCGGCGGCGGCGGGCGGCGCACCGGCCTCCAGGGCGCGGGCCAGCTCCGGCTGGGCCGCCGCGATCCGTTCGCCGATGCGCCCGCGGAAGCGCGCGTCGCCCTCCAGCGCGGCGGCCATGGCGTTCCCGGCGAACTTCGCGCGCCGGGTCGGGGTGAAGCGGGCGTACTGCCGCAGCTGCGCGGGCAGTTCGCCGACCGTCAGACCCCCGAAGGCGTCCGAGACCAGCGCGACGACCCGCCGCCGCACTCCCTCGGGCAGCGGGCGGTCGAGCGCCTCGACGGCGCCGTCGGCCCCATCGGCCGGATCAGCGCCGTTGGTCGGCTGCTCCACCATCCGTCACCCCATCATGTCCGTGGTGCGACTCCGTCAGGAGTCGGCACCTGGCCTGTCCACCAGTTCGATCTGGTCCACCGCGCTGCACCATCGGCAGCGCACCGATTCGATCGTCTCACTGACGACCTCCCGCTCCTCGACACTGGCGTCACCGGCCAGGTCGAGGTGGACGTACTCCACCACCTTCGACGACCGCGTCACGTCGAAACGCGTGAGGTTCCCGCAGAGCGTGCAGCGCCAGCGGGTCGCGTCGGTCGGCTGGGGAACCGTCGTCATCGTGCCGTCCTCTTTCGTCGTCGGGCCTCGTGCCGTCCCGGACGAGGCCCGTCCTGTCCTGCCTCAAGGATCTCGCGGTGCGCCGTCGAACTGCGGGTGTCCTGGGGCAACCCTACGGCCTCGCGCCCGGCCGACGGCACGGCGAGGCGGCCCGTTCCGTTCCGTCCCGGTACGTCATGCTCCGTACATGATCGAACAGCGTGACGCGGGCCCGCTGGGCGCGGTACGGAGACTCCGCCTCCCGGCGGCGGCGGGCGGAGCCCCCGTCACGTACGGCCTCATGGCCGTGTGCTGCCTGGTCTTCCTCGCCGGCCCGGTCTCCGGGTTCGGCCCCTCCTACGGCACCGCCGACGCGGCCCTCGCCGCCCAGGCGGGCTACTTCGAGCGCTGGGGGGTGATCCCCGCCGACCTGTGGGACGGCTCCGCGCACGCGTGGCTCACCCCGTTCACCGCGCTCTTCGTGCACGGCGGCTGGCTCCACCTGCTGGGCAACATGCTCTTCCTGCACGTGTTCGGCGCCATGGCCGAGGAGCGGATGGGCCACCTCGGCTTCGCCCTCTTCTACACGGGCTGCGGCTATCTGACCCTGGTGGTCTACGCGGCGGCGTACGCGGACTCCGCACAGACGCTGGTCGGCGCCTCGGGGGCGATCTCGGCGGTGCTCGGGGCGTTCCTCCGCCTCTTCCCCCGGGCGCGGGTCACCAGCATCTTCCCGTTCCTCCTCTTCCTGCCGCTCCGCTTCCCCGCCTGGATCGTGCTCCTCTTCTGGTTCGCCCTCCAGTGGCTTGCGGCCCGCAGTGCGGGGAGCGGTCCGGGCGTGGCCTATCTGGCCCACGTGGCAGGGTTCGCCGCCGGATTCGTCCTGGCCAGGGGGGTCCACCGGCGTGGGGCTAGAGTGAAGACACCAGCCACGGCCACCGAGGGAGAAAGCCAGCCGTGATCACCGCGATCGTGCTCATCAAAACCAGCGTCGACCGGATTCCGGAGATCGCCGAGTCCATCGCGGCGCTGGACAGCGTCAGCGAGGTCTTCTCGGTCACCGGTACGTACGACCTGATCGCCATGGTCAGGGTGGCCCGCCACGACGACCTGGCCGAGGTCATCCCCGGCCGGATCAGCAAGATCCCCGGCGTGGAGGCCACCGACACGCACGTGGCCTTCCGTACGTACTCCCAGCACGACCTGGAAGCCGCCTTCGCCATCGGCCTCGACGCGTAACCACCGCTCGCGACGCGGTCCCCGGCAGCACTTCGGCCGGGTACGGGCAACCGCCCGTACCCGGCCGAAGTGCTGTCCGGCCGCCGCCGTCAGAGCTGCGCGGCGCCCCGGTCCGGAACGCAACGGCCGCCCTCGGTGCGGTACTTCCACTGCGCGCCCTCGCTCACCAGCTCGCTGACGGCGCGGACGAAGCGGTCCACGTGCTCGTCCGGCGTACCGGCGCCGAAGCTGACGCGGATGGCGTTCAGGGAGCGCTCGCCCGGCTCGGCCTCCGGCGCGCCGCACTCGCCCGGGTCCTGCGGGTCGCTGCCGAGCAGGGTGCGGACCAGCGGGTGGGCGCAGAACAGGCCGTCGCGGACGCCGATGCCGTACTCGGCGGAGAGCGCGGCGGCGAAGTGGGAGCTGTTCCAGCCCTCCACCACGAAGGAGATGACGCCGACGCGCGGGGCGTCGTCGCCGAAGAGCGAGAGCACCTTGACCTGAGGCACCTCGGCGAGGCCCGCGCGGACCCGGGCGACCAGCCGCTGCTCGCGGGCGACCAGCTTGTCGAAGCCGGCCTCGGTGAGGGCCTTGCAGGCGGAGGCGATGGAGTAGACGCCGATGACGTTGGGCGAACCGGCCTCGTGGCGGGCGGCGGTGGTGTGCCACTCCACGTCCACGCCGCCGTCGGTGCGCCGGGCGACCTTCTTCGAGGCGCCGCCGCCGGCCAGGTAGGGCTCGGAGTCCTGGAGCCAGTCGGCGCGGCCGGCGAGGACGCCGGAGCCGAAGGGGGCGTAGAGCTTGTGGCCGGAGAAGGCGACCCAGTCGACGTCGAGTTCGGCG from the Streptomyces sp. NBC_01335 genome contains:
- a CDS encoding C40 family peptidase, whose translation is MVSHRRPTQSGLNRGVRATVLTAAAASAAAGLTGAPASAAAPHDRDATRARVDQLYREAERATEGFNRAGEETGRLRDEVARAQEAAARTRAALNQMRGGLGAIAGAQYREGALDPALALLFSSDPDTFLDRAATLDRLGARQALALDKLRRTRQKLDQIRAEAADDLRDLERSRATVARHKRTVESKLAEARRLLAALPPGQRAAYDDARASRSGRPSDPGGTGDLSALREAAAGLPGSARALAALAAAQQALGRPYVWGANGPSGFDCSGLMQWAYARAGVSLPRTSQAQRYAGHMVPLSQALPGDLVAYRADASHIAMYAGNGQVIHAPYPGAAVRYDPVGMMPVSSVTRV
- a CDS encoding C40 family peptidase, which gives rise to MASHRRPKQPSRTRVTVLTATAAAAVALSAQAAHADPKPTKTEVKAKVDKLYSEAEAATEKYNGAKEQQEKLKKEVDALQDKVAREQADLNSLRGELGSLATAQYRSGGIDPSVQLFFSSDPDTFLDQASALDSLTAKQAESLEKIQAKQRTLAQERKEAQAKLSELSEVRDALGANKKKFQKKLSDAQTLLNTLTAAERQKMADEDARASRSAGTRVDLGNEAPASALGAAALANAATQIGKPYVSGGTGPSSFDCSGLTQWAYAQAGVAITRTTYTQINQGTRIGRSQLKPGDLVFFNNTEHVALYAGDNTVLHAPHPGAYVRYESMNTIGSFQVGVRI
- a CDS encoding NYN domain-containing protein, which produces MEQPTNGADPADGADGAVEALDRPLPEGVRRRVVALVSDAFGGLTVGELPAQLRQYARFTPTRRAKFAGNAMAAALEGDARFRGRIGERIAAAQPELARALEAGAPPAAADPVDVAAAAYVLRPVGWVKLVQAAGEEVQRATAERADDESRRETERLREELAHARGQTKADTERLRAELDAARKESESLHRKLRSALSEVKRSEAALRRAAAEADAVRAEAAAQVSQAESETRRLKTRLAEAETAVETSRRAAREGRSVEDMRLRLLLDTVLDAAAGLRRELALPPSTSRPADGVEAVEPGRMSPKDIAARALSETDPALLDQLLALPQAHLIIDGYNVTKTGYPQMPLEKQRLRLLGGLSMLAAQTGAEMTCVFDGAELAVPVLLAPPRGVRVLFSKAGVTADELIRQLARAEPPGRPVVVVSTDREVADGVAKAGARPVASALLLKRLSRV
- a CDS encoding rhomboid family intramembrane serine protease codes for the protein MIEQRDAGPLGAVRRLRLPAAAGGAPVTYGLMAVCCLVFLAGPVSGFGPSYGTADAALAAQAGYFERWGVIPADLWDGSAHAWLTPFTALFVHGGWLHLLGNMLFLHVFGAMAEERMGHLGFALFYTGCGYLTLVVYAAAYADSAQTLVGASGAISAVLGAFLRLFPRARVTSIFPFLLFLPLRFPAWIVLLFWFALQWLAARSAGSGPGVAYLAHVAGFAAGFVLARGVHRRGARVKTPATATEGESQP
- a CDS encoding Lrp/AsnC family transcriptional regulator; the protein is MITAIVLIKTSVDRIPEIAESIAALDSVSEVFSVTGTYDLIAMVRVARHDDLAEVIPGRISKIPGVEATDTHVAFRTYSQHDLEAAFAIGLDA
- a CDS encoding aminotransferase class V-fold PLP-dependent enzyme, with amino-acid sequence MSVSSAALNASESAAAASADADCAPLPVLGKDVTVPLVTGGEVTYAALDYAASAPALQRVWDDVAAYAPYYGSVHRGAGYLSQLSTDLFENSRATVAEFLGCRPGDQVIFTRSTTDSLNLLAAVIPADCEVFVYETEHHASLLPWRDAKVTYLNAPRTPQQAVESLERALADRDPYGPALVCVTGASNVTGELWPVKELAAAAHAHGARIVLDAAQLAPHHPVDIAELDVDWVAFSGHKLYAPFGSGVLAGRADWLQDSEPYLAGGGASKKVARRTDGGVDVEWHTTAARHEAGSPNVIGVYSIASACKALTEAGFDKLVAREQRLVARVRAGLAEVPQVKVLSLFGDDAPRVGVISFVVEGWNSSHFAAALSAEYGIGVRDGLFCAHPLVRTLLGSDPQDPGECGAPEAEPGERSLNAIRVSFGAGTPDEHVDRFVRAVSELVSEGAQWKYRTEGGRCVPDRGAAQL